Below is a genomic region from Virgibacillus dokdonensis.
GGGTGTTTCTATTGAACAGAAAGAATCCAGTTTAACTATTTACGGAGAAGGTCCACAATCATTTACTGAGCCAGTTGAGCCTCTTTATTTAGGTAATTCTGGTACGACGGCAAGACTAATACTAGGTATCTTAGCAGGCTTACCTCTTTTTACTACTTTTTATGGAGATCGTTCGTTAACAAAACGCCCTATGAATCGCGTTGTTGAACCACTTCGTCTAATGGGAGCAAGCATTACAGGGTGCTCACAAGGAAACTATCTCCCTTTAGCTGTAGAAGGGAAAACATTGCAAGCCATTCATTATCATTTACCTGTAAAAAGCGCGCAAGTTAAATCAGCTGTTCTTTTAGCTGGTTTATTTGCAAACGGAACTACTACTGTTACTGAAATATCACCTACAAGAAATCATACAGAATCAATGTTACAAGCTTTTGGTGTGGAATTGTTAAATAACGGTTTAGATATTTCCGTTCGTGGACAACAAACATTAACAGCTACAGATATTTACGTTCCCGGTGATATTTCATCTGCAGCGTTCTTTCTCGTTGCAGCTGCTATCGTTCCAGGTAGTCAATTAAAACTATTACATGTTGGGTTGAATGAAACGCGTACAGGAATCATTGACGTTTTACAAGCAATGGGAGCTGACATAACCATTGAGAGGGAAGAAACAAAAGGTGGTGAACGTATTGGTGACATTCATATTCGTTACAAGGAGTTAACAGCAACAATTATTGAAGGAGATATGATTCCAAGACTCATAGATGAGATACCGATCATCGCTTTATTAGCTACTCAAGCTGAAGGAACGACAGTAATTAAGGATGCTGCAGAACTTCGTGTCAAAGAAACGGATCGCATTCACGCTGTGACAGAAACACTTACTAATTTAGGGGCAAAAGTCGAAGAAAAAGAGGATGGGCTACTAATTCATGGACGATCGAAACTGCACGGCAATAGAATTGAATCCTATCATGATCACCGAATGGCTATGATGGCATCTATTGCATCTTTGATCACCACAAGTGAAGTCGTAATTAATGACATAACTCCAATTGCAACATCTTACCCAACTTTTTATGCAGATTTAAAATCAGTGAGCGAATAATTTCTAAAAAGAGGTCATGACAAAACTACATCAGCGATCAAGCTAACGAACAATAAAAGCCCATTATTTACGCTGCGAAGCCAAATTATGTAGTCTTTATCCCAAGATGCCCCATGGAAGTTTTTTACAAGATAAACATGTCTATAGTACAAACAAGCCGAACTATTTTATAATTTAATGGTTCGGCTTGCTGCTATTTGGATGTTTATCAAGCTCATCTGGCGAATATTGGAATGATAATGAGGAAACGTTAGTATATAGAGGGTGTATAAGATTTTTTTGGTTTATGGTATAAGAAAAACTACGGTTATCGTTAGAAAGACTTTGGAGATAGCCAAGTTTTTCTAAGGTGTTAACCTTTAAAATGATTGGCTATGCGTTTATTTTGAACATCTGCTCGTTTTCCGTTATGATAAAGACCTGATGAACGTGAAGAAAGGAAGTTCAATGTGGAAACAATTATGGAAGCTGTTCGTTTAATGGAAGCCCAGCACGCAGAAAAAGCGGTAGAATTATTGGAAAACTATTTACCAATGGCTGATGACGAAGAGCGATACACAATAGCAGAATTGTATTTGCAATGGGGCTACTTACACGAAGCAAAAGCTATTTTTCAAGATTTAATACATCAATTTCCTGCTGAAGGAGAACTAAAAGTGGCTCTTGCAGATATTTATACGGAATTGGAAGATGACGAAGCTGCTATCCAACTGTTAAATGATATTGATGAAGAAGATCCTGCTTACCTACAAACATTGATTCAATTAGCAGATCTTTATCAAGCGCAAGGGCTTTTTGAAGTATCTGAACAAAAGTTATTAATGGCTAAACGATTTGATCCTAATGAAC
It encodes:
- the aroA gene encoding 3-phosphoshikimate 1-carboxyvinyltransferase; its protein translation is MKERILQPIGNPLQGEIEVPGDKSISHRSIMFGSLAHGTTIVEHFLNSEDCLRTVNIFRSMGVSIEQKESSLTIYGEGPQSFTEPVEPLYLGNSGTTARLILGILAGLPLFTTFYGDRSLTKRPMNRVVEPLRLMGASITGCSQGNYLPLAVEGKTLQAIHYHLPVKSAQVKSAVLLAGLFANGTTTVTEISPTRNHTESMLQAFGVELLNNGLDISVRGQQTLTATDIYVPGDISSAAFFLVAAAIVPGSQLKLLHVGLNETRTGIIDVLQAMGADITIEREETKGGERIGDIHIRYKELTATIIEGDMIPRLIDEIPIIALLATQAEGTTVIKDAAELRVKETDRIHAVTETLTNLGAKVEEKEDGLLIHGRSKLHGNRIESYHDHRMAMMASIASLITTSEVVINDITPIATSYPTFYADLKSVSE